A single region of the Alosa alosa isolate M-15738 ecotype Scorff River chromosome 6, AALO_Geno_1.1, whole genome shotgun sequence genome encodes:
- the LOC125296819 gene encoding LOW QUALITY PROTEIN: peptidyl-prolyl cis-trans isomerase FKBP10-like (The sequence of the model RefSeq protein was modified relative to this genomic sequence to represent the inferred CDS: deleted 1 base in 1 codon) produces MELKYMLVIAVISVIYVKCDSSPLDDLVIDRYSIPALCPREVQTGDYVRYHFNGTLLDGKKFESSHDKGKPFVGQVGLGSVVITGLDRGVLGMCVNERRKLTIPPHLAYGVLGAGTVIPPDTTLVFDVLLLDLWNTDDKVQTITLSKPQDCKRKVVSTDFVRYHYNGTLLNGTLFDSSHARGQTYDTYVGQGYLIKGMDMGLLGMCVGERRSIIIPPFLGYEDKGYGNQIPPYASLMFDVVLVDHFHTNDTVVSEILYTPELCSRKSVSGDYIRYHYNGTLQDGTLFDSSYQRNSTYNTYIGMGFVILGMDKALQGVCVGEKKKVTIPPHLAYGEKGLEGMIPGSAVLIFNIHVIDFHNPNDTVNIQVTHKPQVCNQTTEVNDLIQYRYNCSLMDDTLLYTSDSHNLPPRTQLGGGKIIQGLDDGLQGMCVGEKRVVIVPPHLGHGESGAAEVPSSAVLLFELELLELQKGIPDGYLFVWLGDSPDPLFPAMDLNKDQEVPLEEFTEFIQSQITEGKGRMRPGIDGEVVIKDMFVNQDRNKDGKITAEELKLKSDEDPPKHEEL; encoded by the exons ATGGAGCTGAAGTACATGTTGGTTATCGCTGTCATCTCAGTAATCTATGTAAAGTGTGATTCTAGTCCATTGGATGACTTGGTTATTGATCGCTACTCCATACCCGCACTTTGTCCAAGAGAAGTGCAAACCGGGGATTATGTCCGATATCATTTCAATGGAACTCTTCTTGATGGGAAAAAGTTTGAATCGAG TCATGATAAAGGTAAACCATTCGTGGGCCAGGTCGGACTGGGTAGCGTGGTGATCACCGGGCTGGATCGGGGCGTGctgggaatgtgtgtgaatgaacgCAGGAAGCTCACCATCCCCCCTCATCTGGCTTATGGAGTCCTTGGCGCAG GTACAGTGATTCCTCCAGACACCACCCTGGTTTTTGACGTTCTCTTGCTGGATTTATGGAACACGGATGACAAGGTCCAAACCATCACCCTCAGCAAGCCTCAAGACTGCAAGCGCAAAGTGGTTTCCACAGACTTCGTTCGGTACCACTACAATGGAACTCTGCTGAATGGAACCTTGTTCGACTCCAG CCATGCCAGAGGGCAGACGTACGACACGTATGTTGGCCAGGGTTACCTGATCAAAGGCATGGACATGGGCCTGctgggcatgtgtgtgggagagagacggTCCATCATCATCCCCCCATTCCTGGGCTACGAGGACAAGGGATATG GTAATCAGATCCCCCCATATGCCTCTCTGATGTTTGATGTGGTGTTGGTTGACCACTTCCATACCAACGACACTGTAGTGTCTGAGATTCTGTATACACCTGAGCTGTGTTCAAGGAAATCGGTGTCAGGCGATTACATCCGCTACCACTACAATGGCACCCTCCAGGATGGGACCCTCTTTGACAGCAG CTACCAGCGCAACAGCACGTACAACACGTACATCGGGATGGGCTTCGTGATCCTCGGCATGGACAAGGCTCTGCAGGGAGTGTGTGTCGGAGAGAAGAAAAAGGTCACAATCCCACCTCACTTGGCCTACGGCGAGAAGGGGCTGG agGGCATGATCCCCGGGTCTGCAGTGCTGATCTTTAACATTCACGTGATCGACTTCCACAATCCCAACGACACTGTGAATATCCAGGTGACCCATAAACCACAGGTCTGTAATCAGACCACCGAAGTCAATGACCTCATCCAGTACCGTTACAACTGCTCTCTCATGGACGACACTCTGCTCTACACCTC AGATAGTCATAATCTGCCCCCTCGGACCCAGCTGGGGGGC GGCAAGATCATCCAGGGTCTGGACGATGGGCTCCAGGGCATGTGCGTGGGGGAGAAGAGGGTGGTCATCGTGCCCCCTCACCTTGGTCATGGGGAGAGTGGAG ccgCCGAGGTGCCCAGCAGTGCGGTCCTGCTGTTTGAGCTAGAGCTGCTGGAGCTGCAGAAGGGCATTCCTGACGGCTACCTGTTTGTGTGGCTCGGAGACAGCCCAGACCCACTGTTCCCCGCCATGGACCTAAATAAGGACCAGGAGGTCCCTCTGGAAGAG TTTACGGAGTTCATCCAGTCCCAGATTACTGAGGGCAAAGGCCGCATGCGTCCAGGCATCGACGGTGAGGTGGTcattaaggacatgtttgtcaATCAGGATCGTAACAAAGATGGTAAGATCACAGCAGAAGAGCTGAAACTCAAATCAGATGAGGACCCTCCCAAGCACGAAGAACTGTAA
- the LOC125295858 gene encoding cytosolic 5'-nucleotidase 3-like isoform X1: MIPALSKSTVRIGNPQKVDQILNGMRQAGPNTVQIISDFDMTLTRFAFNGKRCPTCHNILDNSKLISEDCKVKLEHLLNTYYPIEIDSTRSVEDKTPYMVEWWTKAHELLVQQKINKDLLAVVVRESDAMLREDYQIFFDHLKERNIPLLIFSAGIGDVLEEVIRQAGVFYPNVKVFSNYMDFDETGTLRAFKGELIHTYNKREGALLNTGHFQELHDRHNVLLLGDSIGDLTMADGVQNIENILKIGYLNDKVEERMESYLKSYDVVLVKDETMEVPNGILQYITGSQ; encoded by the exons ATG ATTCCTGCGCTGTCAAAATCAACAGTGAGAATCGGAAATCCCCAGAAAGTGGATCAGATTCTAAATGGCATGAGGCAGGCAGGACCTAACACTGTCCAG atcatCTCAGACTTTGACATGACTCTCACCAGATTCGCTTTTAATGGAAAACGATGCCCTACTTGCCACA ATATCCTGGATAACAGCAAATTGATCAGTGAAGATTGCAAAGTAAAG TTGGAGCACCTGCTGAACACATACTACCCCATTGAGATAGACTCCACCCGCTCAGTGGAGGATAAAACACCGTATATGGTGGAATG GTGGACCAAAGCCCACGAGCTTCTGGTGCAGCAGAAGATCAATAAGGACTTGCTGGCCGTGGTAGTGAGGGAATCAGATGCCATGCTCAG GGAAGACTACCAGATTTTCTTTGACCACTTGAAGGAGCGGAACATCCCGCTGCTCATCTTCTCTGCAGGCATTGGAGACGTACTGGAGGAGGTGATCAGACAGGCTGGGGTCTTCTACCCAAACGTCAAAGTCTTCTCCAACTACATGGACTTTGATGAAACT GGCACATTGCGGGCTTTCAAAGGTGAACTCATCCACACCTATAACAAGCGGGAGGGAGCCCTGCTCAACACCGGCCACTTCCAGGAACTCCATGACCGCCACAACGTCCTGCTGCTGGGAGACTCGATAGGGGACCTCACCATGGCCGACGGGGTGCAGAACATAGAGAACATACTGAAAATTGGCTATCTAAACGACAAG gtggaggagaggatggagtcCTACCTTAAATCCTATGATGTTGTCTTGGTGAAAGACGAAACTATGGAGGTGCCCAACGGCATCTTGCAGTACATAACTGGCAGCCAGTGA
- the LOC125295858 gene encoding cytosolic 5'-nucleotidase 3-like isoform X2, whose amino-acid sequence MRQAGPNTVQIISDFDMTLTRFAFNGKRCPTCHNILDNSKLISEDCKVKLEHLLNTYYPIEIDSTRSVEDKTPYMVEWWTKAHELLVQQKINKDLLAVVVRESDAMLREDYQIFFDHLKERNIPLLIFSAGIGDVLEEVIRQAGVFYPNVKVFSNYMDFDETGTLRAFKGELIHTYNKREGALLNTGHFQELHDRHNVLLLGDSIGDLTMADGVQNIENILKIGYLNDKVEERMESYLKSYDVVLVKDETMEVPNGILQYITGSQ is encoded by the exons ATGAGGCAGGCAGGACCTAACACTGTCCAG atcatCTCAGACTTTGACATGACTCTCACCAGATTCGCTTTTAATGGAAAACGATGCCCTACTTGCCACA ATATCCTGGATAACAGCAAATTGATCAGTGAAGATTGCAAAGTAAAG TTGGAGCACCTGCTGAACACATACTACCCCATTGAGATAGACTCCACCCGCTCAGTGGAGGATAAAACACCGTATATGGTGGAATG GTGGACCAAAGCCCACGAGCTTCTGGTGCAGCAGAAGATCAATAAGGACTTGCTGGCCGTGGTAGTGAGGGAATCAGATGCCATGCTCAG GGAAGACTACCAGATTTTCTTTGACCACTTGAAGGAGCGGAACATCCCGCTGCTCATCTTCTCTGCAGGCATTGGAGACGTACTGGAGGAGGTGATCAGACAGGCTGGGGTCTTCTACCCAAACGTCAAAGTCTTCTCCAACTACATGGACTTTGATGAAACT GGCACATTGCGGGCTTTCAAAGGTGAACTCATCCACACCTATAACAAGCGGGAGGGAGCCCTGCTCAACACCGGCCACTTCCAGGAACTCCATGACCGCCACAACGTCCTGCTGCTGGGAGACTCGATAGGGGACCTCACCATGGCCGACGGGGTGCAGAACATAGAGAACATACTGAAAATTGGCTATCTAAACGACAAG gtggaggagaggatggagtcCTACCTTAAATCCTATGATGTTGTCTTGGTGAAAGACGAAACTATGGAGGTGCCCAACGGCATCTTGCAGTACATAACTGGCAGCCAGTGA
- the p3h4 gene encoding endoplasmic reticulum protein SC65: MILPVTHNMASPTHSIREIALYVCVWTILFASVPAQAQYEKYSFKSFPQSELMPLESAYGYALEQYGVQNWKESIKYLELSLRLHRLLKDSEAYCSQNCSQISRDHDELFQDTSLRIMGHFLQRASCLKNCKKNFPVFSVAYPKRVTLEAFERREPYRYMQYAYYQLNYLEKAVSAAHTFLQRNPGEPLLTKNMNYYKSLFDVDEYLIDHEEKLYEGAFLKAVKLFNAGDFSNSAFNMEQAATEYLKVYDLCLAACEGSYEVTEFKDFYPTLADLYVDVLTCKVKCEANLTPNVGGFFVEKFVATMYHYMQFAYYKLNDVRSAAPCAASYMLFDPSDEVMQKNMVYYKFYREQWGLEEEHFKPRPEAVRYFNQTAKQKEMLEFAQNYLQIDDEDVVSPEEHVTGPASPPDQEFERIGDYEESFLAEWWQEPKTKGDNGETEDRREV, encoded by the exons ATGATCTTACCGGTAACCCATAACATGGCCTCTCCTACCCACAGCATAAGAGAAATCGCTCTATATGTCTGCGTATGGACAATTTTATTTGCTTCCGTACCGGCGCAAGCTCAGTATGAGAAGTACAGCTTCAAGAGTTTTCCACAGTCGGAGCTGATGCCACTGGAGTCGGCGTATGGATACGCGCTGGAGCAGTATGGTGTTCAGAATTGGAAGGAGAGTATAAAATATCTGGAATTAAGTTTACGGCTACACAGACTTCTAAAGGACAGCGAAGCCTACTGTAGCCAGAACTGCAGTCAGATCAGCCGGGACCATGACGAACTCTTTCAGGATACCAGTCTTCGGATAATGGGACACTTTTTACAGCGGGCATCCTGCCTTAAAAACTGCAAGAAGAACTTCCCGGTGTTTTCAGTAGCCTATCCAAAGAGAGTGACCTTAGAGGCTTTTGAAAGAAGGGAGCCATACCGGTACATGCAGTATGCGTATTACCAG CTGAATTACCTGGAGAAGGCTGTGTCAGCCGCCCACACGTTCCTGCAGAGGAACCCTGGAGAACCTCTCCTCACCAAGAACATGAACTACTACAAGAGTCTCTTCGATGTGGACGAGTATCTCATTGACCATGAGGAGAAACTCTATGAg GGTGCTTTTCTAAAAGCTGTGAAGTTGTTCAATGCAGGGGATTTCAGTAACAGTGCATTTAACATGGAGCAGGCGGCTACAGAGTATTTGAAAGTATATGACCTCTGTCTCGCCGCCTGTGAGGGGTCATACGAGGTCACAGAGTTCAAGGATTTCTACCCCACCTTAGCAG ACCTGTATGTGGACGTGCTGACCTGTAAGGTGAAGTGTGAGGCCAATCTCACGCCCAACGTCGGAGGCTTTTTCGTCGAGAAGTTTGTCGCTACCATGTATCACTATATGCAGTTCGCCTATTATAAGC TGAATGACGTCCGCAGTGCAGCTCCATGTGCCGCCAGCTACATGCTCTTTGATCCCTCGGATGAAGTGATGCAGAAGAATATGGTCTACTACAAGTTCTACAGAGAGCAGTGGGGCCTGGAGGAGGAACACTTCAAACCACGGCCG GAGGCTGTCCGCTACTTCAATCAGACAGCTAAGCAGAAGGAAATGCTGGAGTTTGCCCAAAACTATCTACAGATAGATGACGAG GACGTAGTCAGTCCAGAGGAGCACGTGACTGGACCGGCCTCCCCACCGGACCAGGAGTTTGAGAGGATCGGCGATTACGAGGAGTCCTTCCTGGCCGAGTGGTGGCAGGAGCCCAAAACCAAAGGGGACAATGGAGAGACAGAAGACAGAAGAGAAGTGTag